One segment of Deltaproteobacteria bacterium DNA contains the following:
- a CDS encoding XdhC family protein yields MENIYDDVKEFLDKGETVAVATIVSTKGSTPREVGAKMVVTAWGEILGTIGGGCGEADVRREAIEVVRTRKPRTVRVDLLDEISSDSPAVCGGIMNVFIDPWWQDGDEKGA; encoded by the coding sequence ATGGAGAACATCTACGACGACGTCAAGGAATTCCTCGACAAGGGCGAGACGGTGGCGGTGGCGACCATCGTGTCCACCAAGGGCTCGACCCCGCGGGAAGTGGGGGCCAAGATGGTGGTGACCGCCTGGGGCGAGATCCTCGGCACCATCGGCGGCGGCTGCGGCGAGGCCGACGTGCGGCGCGAGGCCATCGAGGTGGTGCGCACGCGCAAGCCCCGCACCGTGCGCGTGGACCTGCTGGACGAGATCTCGTCCGACAGCCCGGCGGTGTGCGGCGGCATCATGAACGTCTTCATCGACCCCTGGTGGCAGGACGGGGACGAGAAGGGCGCGTGA
- a CDS encoding VWA domain-containing protein, with protein MAREVNEEEISRAVERYKRLRGQGTMANMLMFGRVLKDLGFRLGLSQVIDANRCLPLIDIRSRPDFHRTLAANLLHEHEDIELFDQVFEAFWQADMEIEPAMETMEVPAQSPDDGLDPSDDSSGTTEETIAEEQGAADEGDPDADPMLVPTYSPNELLNEKDFSEMGIEESRAVTQAIMLIASKIATQVSRRKKRARRGTEIDPRGTMRRNIKYGGELVELVARKRRIKKTRVVLLCDVSGSMDCYSRFLIQFMYGLQNELWGVETFVFSTTLSRITHLIRTKNIGNALEKISKSVLGWSGGTNIGRSLEIFNRDFAVSMVTHRTVVVIISDGWDRGDVGVLERQMQALKRRCGKMIWLNPLLASENYEPLCKGMQAALPYLDLFLSAHNANSLVHLGHTMRRLVA; from the coding sequence ATGGCAAGAGAAGTCAACGAGGAAGAGATCAGTCGCGCGGTGGAGCGCTACAAGCGCCTGCGTGGCCAGGGCACCATGGCCAACATGCTCATGTTCGGCCGGGTGCTGAAGGACCTGGGCTTCCGCCTCGGGCTGAGCCAGGTCATCGACGCCAACCGCTGCCTGCCGCTCATCGACATCCGCAGCCGGCCCGACTTCCACCGGACGCTGGCGGCAAACCTGCTCCACGAACACGAGGACATCGAGCTGTTCGACCAGGTGTTCGAGGCCTTCTGGCAGGCCGACATGGAGATAGAGCCGGCCATGGAGACCATGGAGGTGCCGGCCCAGAGCCCCGACGATGGGCTGGACCCCTCGGACGACAGCAGCGGCACGACGGAGGAGACCATCGCCGAAGAGCAGGGCGCTGCCGACGAGGGCGATCCGGACGCGGACCCGATGCTGGTGCCCACCTACAGCCCCAACGAGCTGTTGAACGAAAAGGATTTCAGCGAGATGGGCATCGAGGAGAGCCGGGCCGTGACCCAGGCCATCATGCTCATCGCCTCCAAGATCGCCACCCAGGTGAGCCGGCGCAAGAAGCGCGCGCGCCGGGGCACGGAGATCGACCCGCGCGGCACCATGCGGCGCAACATCAAGTACGGCGGCGAGCTGGTGGAGCTGGTGGCGCGCAAGCGGCGCATCAAGAAGACCCGCGTGGTGCTGCTGTGCGACGTGAGCGGCTCCATGGACTGCTACAGCCGCTTCCTCATCCAGTTCATGTACGGGCTGCAGAACGAGCTGTGGGGCGTGGAGACCTTCGTCTTCAGCACCACCCTGAGCCGCATCACCCATCTGATCCGCACCAAGAACATCGGCAACGCCCTGGAGAAGATTTCCAAGAGCGTGCTGGGCTGGTCCGGCGGCACCAACATCGGGCGCTCGCTGGAGATCTTCAACCGCGACTTCGCGGTCAGCATGGTCACGCACCGCACCGTGGTGGTGATCATCAGCGACGGCTGGGACCGGGGCGACGTGGGCGTGCTGGAGCGGCAGATGCAGGCCCTCAAGCGGCGCTGCGGCAAGATGATCTGGCTCAACCCGCTGCTGGCCAGCGAGAACTACGAGCCCTTGTGCAAGGGCATGCAGGCGGCGCTGCCGTACCTGGACCTGTTCCTGTCGGCGCACAACGCCAACAGCCTGGTCCACCTGGGCCACACCATGCGCCGGCTGGTGGCGTAA
- a CDS encoding MoxR family ATPase, with product MNLDSITVDSIRDSLRERKYICDRSLATVVYLSVRLGKPILLEGEAGVGKTEIAKVLSDVLQTRLIRLQCYEGLDSNTALYEWNYPKQMLRIKLEEIGAGNREAVETEIFSEEYLISRPLLDAIRTDGAEPPVLLIDEIDRADMEFEAFLLEVLSDFQISIPEVGTIQAAKRPYVFLTSNRTREIHDALKRRCLYHWIEYPTFEKEYEIIMTKHPEIHTLMAEQICAFMQQVRQMNFYKRPGVAETLDWASALLLLNRGELDPEVVKETVGCVFKYREDLHHLEEEISGDKLDMDRILKEPATVVGGGAQ from the coding sequence ATGAATCTGGACAGCATCACCGTCGATTCGATCCGGGACTCGCTGCGCGAGCGCAAGTACATCTGCGACCGGAGCCTCGCCACCGTGGTCTATCTCTCGGTACGTCTGGGCAAGCCGATCCTGCTGGAAGGCGAGGCGGGGGTGGGCAAGACCGAGATCGCCAAGGTGCTGTCGGACGTGCTCCAGACGCGGCTCATCCGGCTCCAGTGCTACGAAGGGCTGGACTCCAACACCGCGCTCTACGAGTGGAACTACCCGAAGCAGATGCTGCGCATCAAGCTGGAGGAGATCGGCGCGGGCAACCGCGAGGCGGTGGAGACCGAGATCTTCTCCGAGGAGTACCTCATCAGCCGGCCGCTGCTGGACGCCATCCGCACCGACGGCGCCGAGCCCCCGGTACTGCTCATCGATGAGATCGATCGCGCGGACATGGAGTTCGAGGCGTTCCTCCTGGAAGTGCTGTCGGACTTCCAGATCAGCATCCCCGAGGTCGGCACCATCCAGGCCGCCAAGCGGCCGTACGTGTTCCTGACCTCCAACCGCACCCGCGAGATCCACGACGCCCTCAAGCGCCGCTGCCTCTATCACTGGATCGAGTACCCCACGTTCGAGAAGGAGTACGAGATCATCATGACCAAGCATCCGGAGATCCACACGCTCATGGCCGAGCAGATCTGCGCGTTCATGCAGCAGGTGCGGCAGATGAACTTCTACAAGCGGCCGGGGGTGGCGGAGACCCTGGACTGGGCATCGGCGCTGCTGCTGCTGAACCGCGGCGAGCTGGATCCGGAGGTCGTGAAGGAGACCGTGGGCTGCGTCTTCAAGTACCGCGAGGATCTGCACCACCTGGAGGAAGAGATCTCCGGCGACAAGCTCGACATGGACCGCATCCTCAAGGAGCCGGCCACCGTGGTGGGCGGGGGTGCCCAGTAA
- a CDS encoding tetratricopeptide repeat protein, with protein MTKEDLYIQGMEAYADDRVDEAIASYQEALTEDPEYGDALHALAMVYANTERVDEAIEMGKRLVEACPDDELAHTSLSIFYQRKGMIEEAEAVAAKARTLGWKRQLTENK; from the coding sequence ATGACGAAAGAAGACCTTTACATCCAGGGCATGGAAGCGTACGCCGATGATCGGGTGGACGAGGCCATTGCGTCCTACCAGGAGGCGCTGACCGAGGATCCCGAGTACGGTGACGCGCTGCACGCCCTGGCCATGGTTTACGCGAACACGGAGCGCGTGGACGAGGCCATCGAGATGGGCAAGCGTCTGGTGGAGGCGTGCCCCGACGATGAGTTGGCGCACACGAGCCTTTCCATCTTCTACCAGCGCAAGGGGATGATCGAGGAGGCCGAGGCCGTCGCCGCCAAGGCGCGCACCCTGGGATGGAAACGGCAGCTCACCGAGAACAAGTAA